The Desulfosporosinus sp. Sb-LF genome has a segment encoding these proteins:
- a CDS encoding DEAD/DEAH box helicase, protein MIDRNFNGYQLSSELLKAISLLNFISPTKAQEQVIPAVLARKDIIVKSQTGSGKTAAFAIPICELVDWEQNKPQALVLTPTRELAAQVKEDMFHIGRFKRLKVAAIYGKYPFHVQEKELKQKTHVVVGTPGRLIDHIERGTIDTSNINYLVIDEADEMLNMGFIEQIETIISSLPQERVTILLSATMPQDINVLCNKIMKDPICMEIEEQHPATDRIAQERYQVDQTDKMQLLLDLTIVENPDSCMIFCNTKQTVDEVYAELVKLNYSCEKLHGGMEQRDRLSVMNEFKQGFFRYLCATDVAARGLDIEDITLVINYDIPYDRESYVHRIGRTGRVNKLGKAITFVTKEENKFLKDIHDYIGKEILLKERPEEETVRQSKQYFMAKIKTPPDIKETKGAQLSTEIMKIHVNAGKKTKMRPVDIVGTLCSIQGITAADIGIINILDVSTFVEILNNKGELVLQDLQNTPIKGRLRKVSKADR, encoded by the coding sequence ATGATCGATCGTAATTTTAACGGATATCAATTAAGTAGCGAGTTATTAAAAGCCATTAGTTTGTTGAATTTCATCAGTCCCACCAAAGCCCAGGAACAGGTGATCCCGGCTGTCTTGGCCCGAAAGGATATCATCGTTAAGTCCCAAACTGGTAGCGGAAAGACGGCGGCCTTCGCTATTCCTATTTGCGAATTAGTGGACTGGGAACAGAATAAACCGCAAGCCTTAGTGCTCACACCAACCAGAGAACTTGCAGCTCAGGTCAAAGAAGATATGTTCCATATTGGCCGATTCAAAAGGTTAAAAGTTGCTGCAATTTATGGGAAGTACCCTTTCCACGTTCAGGAAAAGGAACTTAAACAAAAAACCCATGTTGTGGTTGGAACCCCAGGTCGGTTGATCGATCATATCGAAAGAGGGACTATTGATACATCCAATATAAACTATCTCGTCATCGATGAAGCCGATGAAATGCTGAATATGGGTTTCATCGAGCAAATTGAAACCATCATTTCCAGCTTGCCTCAAGAACGGGTGACGATTTTATTGTCAGCGACAATGCCTCAAGACATTAATGTTTTATGTAATAAAATCATGAAAGACCCAATCTGTATGGAAATCGAAGAACAACATCCAGCGACAGATCGGATCGCTCAAGAACGATATCAGGTCGATCAAACGGATAAAATGCAGCTTCTACTAGATCTAACGATTGTCGAAAACCCGGATAGCTGCATGATATTTTGCAATACCAAACAAACGGTCGATGAGGTGTACGCTGAACTCGTAAAGCTAAACTATTCTTGTGAGAAGCTTCATGGGGGAATGGAACAACGGGATCGATTGAGCGTCATGAATGAGTTTAAGCAAGGATTTTTCAGGTATCTATGTGCAACAGATGTTGCGGCCAGAGGTCTGGATATCGAGGACATTACCTTGGTCATTAATTATGATATCCCATATGACCGAGAAAGCTATGTTCATCGGATCGGTAGAACAGGCCGCGTCAACAAGTTGGGTAAAGCCATTACGTTTGTTACCAAAGAGGAAAATAAATTTTTGAAGGATATCCATGACTACATCGGAAAAGAGATACTTTTGAAGGAAAGACCGGAAGAAGAAACGGTGCGTCAGTCGAAACAATATTTCATGGCGAAAATCAAGACGCCGCCAGATATCAAAGAAACAAAAGGCGCGCAGCTGAGCACTGAAATTATGAAAATCCATGTGAATGCCGGGAAGAAAACAAAGATGAGACCGGTCGATATTGTTGGCACACTATGCAGTATTCAAGGAATAACTGCGGCTGATATCGGGATCATCAATATCCTGGATGTATCTACCTTTGTCGAAATCTTAAACAATAAAGGTGAGCTGGTGCTGCAAGATCTGCAAAACACTCCGATCAAAGGTCGGCTTCGGAAGGTAAGCAAGGCGGATAGGTGA
- a CDS encoding small acid-soluble spore protein Tlp, translating into MAKPDNRADNEAHLQEHIDHTLANLHEAEDYLDEHADEITADEKHDIEAKNDRRKESIKSFIAEKRDEAQH; encoded by the coding sequence TTGGCTAAACCAGATAATCGGGCGGATAATGAGGCGCACCTGCAAGAACATATCGATCATACTCTAGCAAATTTGCATGAAGCTGAAGATTACCTTGACGAGCATGCAGATGAGATTACAGCGGATGAGAAGCATGATATTGAAGCTAAAAATGATCGACGCAAAGAAAGTATTAAGAGTTTCATAGCGGAAAAAAGAGACGAAGCTCAGCATTAA
- a CDS encoding DUF1992 domain-containing protein, translating into MKDIFSIFTERRIQEAIARGDFKNLPGAGKPLKIEGLYFLPRKLRAAYIVLKNSGYIDQTTKGYDHLPPSTTGASHLSDGNPSISRQDLSEKVYNHNVMMDCRHRR; encoded by the coding sequence GTGAAGGATATCTTTAGTATTTTTACTGAACGGAGAATTCAGGAAGCGATTGCTAGGGGGGATTTCAAGAACCTTCCTGGTGCAGGAAAACCTTTAAAAATTGAGGGTCTGTACTTTTTACCTCGAAAGCTTAGAGCAGCATACATTGTTCTGAAAAATTCAGGCTATATCGATCAAACCACTAAAGGTTACGATCATTTGCCACCGTCTACAACTGGCGCTTCACACTTATCTGATGGAAATCCTTCTATTTCTAGACAAGATCTTTCTGAAAAGGTCTATAATCATAACGTCATGATGGATTGCAGACATAGGAGATAG
- a CDS encoding AAA family ATPase, translating to MAKHTKTTNIANTPNTVKTARIISVASQKGGVGKTATVTNMAVGLVSLGYKTAIIDMDAQGHIAFSFGIKKIDLKKTIFDVLIGEAKMKDIKQNAFGVDLYLSNNSLSDLSPKVMAHLNSKQFPAPKYLLKNAIGQIKTQYDYILIDTSPSNDIPTMNSLLASTDIIIPVLPEGLSIDGIYDTLFLIKSIQEQGAKVNILGLLPTMVQDHTNLHHVMLQELRKRFAETPDIKVFDTIIKRAIRHGLAQSNGEPDIKNAPEYLSFVKEVFAIA from the coding sequence ATGGCTAAACATACTAAAACTACTAATATCGCTAATACTCCTAATACTGTTAAAACTGCACGTATCATTTCTGTTGCCTCGCAGAAAGGTGGGGTTGGCAAGACGGCAACCGTCACAAACATGGCAGTAGGGTTAGTTAGTCTCGGATATAAGACGGCTATCATCGACATGGATGCTCAAGGTCACATTGCATTTTCGTTTGGAATCAAGAAGATTGACTTAAAGAAAACAATTTTTGATGTTTTAATTGGCGAAGCAAAAATGAAAGACATCAAGCAGAATGCGTTTGGAGTGGATCTGTACTTGTCAAACAATTCTCTTTCTGATCTTAGCCCAAAAGTAATGGCACATCTTAATAGCAAGCAATTTCCCGCCCCCAAATACCTTTTGAAAAATGCAATCGGTCAGATAAAAACTCAATACGATTACATACTAATTGATACTTCTCCGAGCAATGACATACCAACTATGAATTCCCTTTTAGCCTCCACAGATATTATCATCCCTGTCCTTCCGGAGGGTCTATCTATTGATGGCATCTACGACACACTTTTTTTAATCAAGAGTATTCAGGAACAAGGTGCAAAGGTAAATATTTTAGGGCTATTACCTACGATGGTCCAAGACCATACTAACCTTCATCATGTGATGCTCCAAGAACTACGGAAACGTTTTGCTGAAACCCCAGATATCAAGGTTTTTGACACAATTATCAAACGTGCCATACGACATGGGTTAGCTCAATCCAATGGTGAACCTGATATTAAAAATGCACCAGAGTATCTTTCTTTTGTAAAGGAAGTATTTGCCATAGCATGA
- a CDS encoding ROK family transcriptional regulator, with translation MEVKKINRNAIYKFLYKHDPISIQEIAHTLNMSLPTVTQNLKELQERDLIIETGLFESTGGRKAKAITYNNLKYAVGLDITRNHVGIVLIDLSGKVIKNIRNQYPFVNSKEYFEGVGNLVRHFIEDCTIESCRILGVGIALPAILSADKQMVNYATVIDFKGGSVKDFSEFIPYPCILSNDANAAGFAELWNEEDIQNVVYLSLNNSVGGSIIISKNIYSGQNQRSGEFGHMTIVQNGRTCYCGQKGCVDVYCSAKVLSDSTNGNISEFFRLLRLNNEPQKALWEEYLTHLVVIINNLRMLYDCNVILGGYAGAYMDEHIEHLRELVCRRNSFEVDGSYLHVCKYKLEATAVGAALQHVESFINNV, from the coding sequence ATGGAAGTGAAAAAGATCAATCGAAATGCTATATATAAATTTTTGTATAAGCATGACCCTATTTCTATACAAGAAATCGCTCATACGTTAAATATGAGTTTACCCACCGTTACACAAAATCTTAAAGAATTGCAAGAAAGAGATTTGATTATTGAGACAGGGTTATTTGAATCTACAGGAGGCAGAAAAGCAAAAGCAATTACATACAACAATCTTAAATATGCTGTTGGATTAGATATTACAAGAAATCATGTAGGAATTGTATTAATTGATTTAAGCGGAAAAGTGATTAAAAACATACGAAATCAGTATCCATTTGTTAACTCCAAAGAGTATTTTGAAGGGGTTGGTAATTTAGTAAGGCACTTTATAGAGGATTGCACAATAGAAAGTTGCAGAATTTTAGGTGTGGGTATTGCCTTGCCTGCAATATTATCAGCTGATAAACAAATGGTAAATTACGCTACAGTTATCGATTTCAAAGGGGGAAGCGTAAAAGATTTTTCTGAATTTATTCCATATCCATGCATTTTAAGTAACGATGCTAATGCGGCTGGATTTGCAGAATTATGGAACGAAGAAGATATCCAAAATGTCGTATATCTTTCTCTTAATAATAGTGTGGGTGGATCTATTATCATCAGTAAAAATATTTATTCAGGGCAAAATCAACGTAGTGGTGAGTTTGGACATATGACAATTGTTCAAAACGGTCGTACTTGTTACTGCGGACAAAAAGGTTGTGTAGATGTATACTGTTCAGCAAAAGTTTTATCAGATAGCACAAACGGGAATATTTCTGAGTTCTTTAGACTTTTACGATTAAATAATGAGCCTCAAAAAGCTCTGTGGGAAGAATATCTTACGCATTTAGTGGTAATTATTAACAACTTAAGAATGCTCTATGATTGCAATGTTATTCTAGGTGGATATGCTGGAGCATATATGGACGAACACATAGAACATTTAAGAGAATTAGTATGTAGAAGAAATTCTTTTGAGGTTGACGGAAGTTATCTACATGTCTGTAAATATAAATTGGAGGCTACTGCCGTTGGAGCAGCCTTACAACATGTTGAAAGCTTTATTAATAATGTTTAG
- a CDS encoding sugar ABC transporter ATP-binding protein, with the protein MEETIKLRVSQIEKLFPGVKALDKIDFTVKKGSVHVLCGENGAGKSTLMKIINGIYQPDSGQIYIDEKPVKINNPIQARTLGISMIFQEMSYVPEMTVEENLFLGNLPVNRFGNVNWKEVRQRTKELLKAENLPYSPTTPLKDLTISDIQMLEIIKAISYKSDIIIMDEPTSAITLKEVDKLFLKIRELKARGVSIIYISHKLDEVFQIADEITVLRDGTVVESHPKEELDIETVIALMVGRKLTTTYPKEQVDIGEDMLQVENMNCTNVYHNINFHVRKGEILGFAGLMGAGRTEVMRSLFGLDAKTSGVVKIKGKEVTIRNVRQSIDHGMVMLSEDRRRYGIIPMRSVKENTTLSNLKSAFYGFRNHKKVEKKIVSDILNKMRIKTPTIDTPIASLSGGNQQKVVLAKWMIRNPDILILDEPTRGIDVGAKFEIYKLMTDLAKDGKVVIIVSSELPEVIGMCDRIYVMAKGTITGEINREDFSQELIMRYATGTLTSDGVN; encoded by the coding sequence ATGGAAGAAACTATTAAGTTAAGAGTATCGCAGATTGAGAAATTATTTCCAGGGGTAAAAGCTCTTGATAAAATTGATTTTACTGTCAAAAAAGGTTCCGTCCATGTTTTGTGTGGAGAAAATGGGGCAGGAAAATCAACATTAATGAAAATCATTAATGGTATTTATCAACCAGATAGTGGACAGATTTACATTGACGAAAAACCAGTGAAAATAAATAATCCTATCCAAGCGAGAACCTTAGGTATCTCAATGATCTTTCAAGAGATGAGTTACGTTCCAGAGATGACGGTAGAAGAGAATCTATTTCTTGGGAATCTTCCTGTAAATAGATTTGGTAATGTTAATTGGAAGGAGGTAAGACAACGCACTAAAGAGCTATTAAAGGCAGAAAATTTACCTTATTCTCCTACGACACCACTCAAGGATCTAACGATATCAGATATTCAAATGTTGGAAATTATTAAAGCTATTTCTTATAAATCCGATATCATCATAATGGATGAGCCGACCTCAGCGATCACACTTAAGGAAGTAGACAAACTATTCCTTAAGATAAGAGAACTAAAAGCTAGAGGAGTAAGTATCATCTATATATCTCATAAGTTGGATGAAGTTTTCCAGATAGCTGATGAGATAACGGTGTTAAGAGATGGAACAGTTGTAGAAAGCCACCCTAAAGAAGAACTGGACATCGAAACGGTTATCGCCCTGATGGTGGGACGTAAACTTACCACGACATATCCAAAGGAACAAGTAGATATCGGGGAAGATATGCTTCAGGTCGAAAACATGAACTGCACAAATGTGTATCATAATATTAATTTTCATGTTAGAAAAGGTGAAATTTTGGGTTTTGCAGGGCTAATGGGTGCTGGACGAACTGAAGTTATGCGTTCGCTATTTGGCCTGGATGCGAAAACATCGGGTGTTGTAAAAATCAAGGGTAAGGAAGTTACTATTAGAAACGTACGGCAGAGTATTGATCATGGTATGGTGATGCTTTCTGAGGATAGGAGAAGATACGGTATTATTCCTATGCGATCTGTTAAGGAAAATACAACTCTATCCAACTTGAAAAGCGCTTTTTATGGTTTCAGGAACCATAAAAAAGTTGAGAAGAAAATTGTCTCCGATATTCTCAATAAAATGAGAATTAAAACACCAACCATTGATACACCTATTGCATCATTGAGTGGAGGTAATCAGCAAAAGGTAGTTCTTGCCAAATGGATGATAAGGAATCCAGATATCCTAATTTTGGATGAACCTACTCGAGGTATTGATGTAGGTGCTAAATTTGAAATCTATAAGCTCATGACTGATTTGGCCAAAGACGGTAAAGTAGTTATCATTGTTTCTTCTGAACTTCCTGAGGTAATTGGTATGTGTGACAGGATTTATGTCATGGCCAAAGGGACTATTACAGGAGAGATAAATCGAGAAGATTTTTCCCAAGAACTCATTATGAGGTATGCTACTGGAACTTTAACATCTGACGGGGTGAACTAA
- a CDS encoding ABC transporter permease, with protein sequence MKIRSNFWSTVKKKYSIYMILIALFIVCSLANPNFLSVNNLTNISRQLSVTTILALSATMLIISGMLDLSSGSVLALAGVFAVSAYKTTGSLLIAVVVGILTGVICNVINAIMISTFKAPPFIATLAMLTVARGVALLFTKGQNILQLGNFVELGQGSIGIIPIPIIFLIVIAILTWYLLNHTRFGRSLYAVGGNEEASIASGINVHKVKYTAFIINGIFVGLAGVLFMSRVNAGLPNGAINYEFTALTAAIIGGTSFSGGVGTVGGTLAGAFIVGFLDNIMNLTNVDSYMQQIVRGTIIALAVIYDIRTRNRRANSMLGRIEDKGVVENK encoded by the coding sequence ATGAAAATAAGAAGCAATTTTTGGAGTACAGTAAAAAAGAAATATAGCATTTATATGATTTTGATTGCATTATTTATTGTTTGCTCGTTGGCAAATCCCAATTTCCTGTCGGTAAATAACTTAACCAACATTTCCAGGCAGTTGTCAGTAACCACTATTCTGGCACTGAGTGCGACCATGCTTATCATAAGTGGAATGCTGGACTTGTCATCAGGGTCTGTCCTTGCACTTGCAGGAGTATTTGCAGTATCTGCCTATAAAACGACAGGTTCTTTGTTAATAGCAGTAGTTGTTGGAATTCTGACTGGGGTTATATGTAATGTAATTAATGCCATTATGATTAGTACTTTTAAAGCACCTCCTTTTATTGCTACATTGGCAATGCTTACAGTAGCTCGTGGTGTGGCACTCCTATTTACGAAGGGACAAAATATTCTTCAGCTTGGAAATTTTGTAGAGTTAGGACAGGGATCAATCGGGATAATCCCCATTCCTATTATTTTTCTAATAGTCATTGCAATTCTGACGTGGTACTTATTAAATCATACCCGGTTCGGACGTTCTCTTTATGCTGTCGGAGGGAATGAAGAAGCGTCCATTGCTTCAGGGATTAACGTTCACAAGGTTAAATATACTGCCTTTATTATCAATGGTATTTTTGTAGGGCTTGCTGGTGTTCTATTTATGTCCCGTGTCAATGCAGGTCTTCCAAATGGGGCTATCAATTATGAGTTTACTGCTCTAACAGCAGCAATTATTGGTGGAACGAGCTTTTCTGGCGGTGTTGGTACTGTAGGAGGAACGCTTGCCGGTGCGTTCATTGTAGGATTTTTAGATAATATTATGAACCTAACCAATGTAGATTCCTATATGCAGCAAATAGTTCGTGGCACAATTATTGCGCTTGCTGTAATCTACGATATCCGCACCAGGAACCGTAGAGCAAACAGTATGTTAGGCAGAATAGAGGATAAGGGTGTTGTAGAAAATAAGTAA
- a CDS encoding sugar ABC transporter substrate-binding protein produces MRKKLLSVVSMALVVGLLGGCASTKPATPAQTDTASGQKTYKVAYIARAQSDSFAAWLANSVKEEAKKYPNMKLEVFDGQANDDKENSMIENAITNKFDLVIVQPNSGESQRPYVEKVVKAGIFAITTNARISGIEGASSVDAQPYEQAAVNARAALKQIPQNAKVVVLKGPSGNFHADERRKSWQKEFFDKRPDVKIVGEQIANWNKDEAMKYMEDWVQANDKIDAVISMNDNMAAGALEVVKGNPKFANILAYGVDGTAEALLLIKDGRMTSTCLQNANELAEKMLDASNKLLTGKEKVINTDIGNPLVTKENVDQYIEILKKSGSIK; encoded by the coding sequence ATGAGAAAGAAACTGTTAAGTGTAGTATCTATGGCACTCGTAGTAGGTTTATTAGGTGGATGTGCATCAACTAAGCCAGCAACACCTGCTCAGACTGACACGGCTAGTGGCCAGAAAACCTACAAGGTTGCTTATATAGCACGAGCTCAATCAGATTCATTTGCGGCTTGGCTTGCAAATTCAGTAAAAGAAGAAGCCAAGAAATACCCAAATATGAAACTTGAGGTTTTCGATGGACAGGCAAATGATGACAAAGAAAACTCCATGATTGAGAATGCCATAACCAACAAATTTGATCTAGTAATTGTACAGCCAAATAGTGGCGAATCTCAAAGACCCTATGTAGAAAAGGTTGTTAAAGCTGGTATATTCGCCATCACAACGAACGCACGTATTTCTGGTATTGAAGGTGCATCTTCAGTAGATGCTCAACCATATGAGCAAGCAGCGGTTAATGCGCGTGCAGCTTTAAAACAAATTCCACAGAATGCAAAGGTAGTTGTCTTAAAAGGACCTTCTGGTAACTTCCATGCAGACGAAAGACGTAAGAGCTGGCAGAAAGAGTTCTTTGACAAACGCCCTGATGTTAAAATCGTTGGTGAGCAAATTGCTAATTGGAACAAAGATGAAGCTATGAAGTACATGGAAGACTGGGTACAGGCTAATGACAAAATTGATGCTGTCATTTCTATGAATGATAACATGGCCGCTGGAGCACTTGAAGTTGTTAAAGGCAACCCAAAATTTGCAAATATTCTTGCCTATGGTGTTGATGGAACTGCTGAAGCATTACTACTGATTAAAGATGGCAGAATGACTTCTACGTGTTTGCAAAATGCTAATGAACTCGCAGAGAAAATGCTAGATGCAAGTAATAAGCTATTAACCGGTAAAGAAAAAGTGATTAATACAGATATCGGTAACCCACTCGTTACCAAGGAAAATGTTGATCAATACATTGAAATCCTAAAAAAATCGGGATCAATTAAATAA
- a CDS encoding NAD(P)-dependent alcohol dehydrogenase, with translation MKNRAAYMTGLNKLEIREIEVPVPKEKQVLVKLEYVGICGSDVHYLEHGKIGDFIVDGDFILGHECAGTIVAIGSKVENLKVGDRVALEPGCTCGECEFCKTGRYNLCPDVEFLATPPYHGCLMNYIAFPENMAFKLPDTITTKEGALVEPLAVGMHAAKQGNVKLGDSVVILGSGTIGLVTLLACKAFGATDITVVDVIPKRLEYAKKLGATTVINATEVDVLAEIDKITDKKGVDIVIETAGSVQTITQTPYLIKNGGCIVLVGMAPQDIIEYNFAKILAKEAEIKSVFRYRNIYPQAINAIAKGIIDISGIITHEFDFDDVAQAFDFAINHKQEVVKAVIKID, from the coding sequence ATGAAAAATAGAGCAGCATACATGACTGGTCTCAACAAATTGGAAATAAGGGAAATTGAAGTCCCTGTACCGAAAGAAAAACAAGTCCTTGTAAAACTCGAGTATGTTGGAATTTGCGGTTCTGACGTACACTATTTGGAACATGGGAAAATAGGAGATTTTATTGTCGATGGAGATTTTATACTTGGTCATGAATGCGCAGGCACAATCGTAGCCATCGGATCAAAGGTAGAAAACCTCAAAGTTGGAGATAGGGTCGCCTTAGAACCGGGATGTACATGTGGTGAATGTGAATTTTGTAAGACTGGCAGATACAATCTTTGCCCAGATGTAGAATTTTTAGCTACACCGCCCTATCATGGTTGCTTAATGAACTATATAGCATTTCCGGAAAATATGGCATTTAAGCTACCAGATACGATCACCACTAAAGAGGGCGCACTCGTTGAACCATTAGCAGTTGGTATGCATGCCGCAAAGCAAGGTAATGTTAAGTTGGGAGATTCAGTGGTGATCCTCGGCTCAGGAACTATTGGTCTAGTAACGCTTCTGGCGTGTAAAGCGTTTGGTGCAACTGATATTACAGTTGTTGACGTTATTCCAAAAAGGCTTGAATATGCTAAAAAACTGGGAGCTACGACTGTAATAAATGCTACTGAAGTGGATGTTTTAGCTGAAATTGATAAAATTACGGATAAAAAAGGCGTCGATATTGTAATAGAGACTGCAGGGTCTGTCCAAACAATTACTCAAACCCCATATCTTATAAAAAATGGTGGTTGTATAGTCCTTGTCGGCATGGCACCTCAGGATATTATCGAATATAACTTTGCAAAAATCTTGGCTAAGGAAGCAGAAATTAAATCGGTTTTTCGTTACAGAAATATCTATCCTCAAGCAATCAATGCGATTGCAAAGGGCATTATTGATATCTCTGGGATTATTACTCATGAGTTTGATTTTGATGACGTTGCCCAAGCATTTGACTTCGCCATTAACCATAAACAAGAGGTAGTTAAAGCAGTTATAAAAATCGATTAG
- the xylB gene encoding xylulokinase produces the protein MQYLLGVDLGTSGTKTVLFDFVGNVICSKTIEYPLYQPANGWAEQDPSDWWNATCDGIKYVITKSGIDASEISGIGLSGQMHGLVILDRNGIVLRNSIIWCDQRTDKECQQMNSIIGEKRLIEITANPALTGFTASKILWVQNNEPEVYEKCAHILLPKDYIRYMLTGEFATEMSDASGMQLMDIPKRCWSDEILSKFNIDKSMLGKIYESPDVTGKIHRRAAELTGLREGTIVVGGAADNSAAAVGTGVVRAGNAFTTIGTSGVVYAISDDVSIDIKGRVHTLCSAVPGKWTLMSCTLGAGLSLKWLRDTCCNEEMIEAEKLGVDPYVVMGQLAQKVMPGAGGLVYLPYLMGERSPHPDPYCRGVFFGLSASHDRANMIRAVMEGVAFSQLECVDVFKEMRVNVDDMIACGGGGRSPVWRQMLADMYGCSVSTIKADEGPALGVAILAGVGAGIYDSVEAACDNLVSKKSIQTPNLSTRKVYEDYYELYKKLYTDLQPSFKYLSKLPK, from the coding sequence ATGCAATATTTACTTGGCGTTGATTTAGGAACTTCGGGTACAAAAACTGTGTTGTTTGATTTTGTTGGAAACGTAATTTGTTCAAAGACGATAGAATACCCATTATATCAGCCAGCTAATGGGTGGGCAGAGCAAGACCCTTCTGATTGGTGGAATGCCACATGCGATGGTATTAAATACGTTATTACTAAAAGCGGCATAGATGCCTCTGAAATTTCGGGTATAGGTCTTTCAGGACAGATGCATGGGCTTGTAATTCTCGATAGAAATGGCATCGTTTTAAGAAATTCGATCATTTGGTGCGATCAACGTACAGACAAAGAATGCCAGCAGATGAATAGTATAATCGGTGAAAAACGACTCATTGAAATTACAGCTAATCCTGCGCTTACAGGCTTTACCGCTTCCAAGATACTTTGGGTTCAGAACAATGAACCTGAAGTATATGAGAAATGTGCACATATTTTACTTCCTAAGGATTATATCCGATATATGCTTACGGGTGAATTTGCTACAGAAATGTCAGATGCCTCTGGTATGCAACTCATGGACATACCTAAACGTTGTTGGTCTGATGAAATATTATCCAAGTTTAATATCGACAAATCTATGCTGGGGAAGATCTATGAATCTCCAGACGTTACAGGTAAAATACACAGAAGGGCAGCTGAGTTGACGGGACTCCGTGAGGGCACAATCGTTGTGGGCGGTGCAGCCGACAACTCTGCAGCTGCTGTTGGTACAGGTGTTGTAAGGGCAGGTAATGCTTTTACTACTATAGGTACTTCCGGTGTCGTGTACGCAATTTCGGATGATGTTTCCATTGACATTAAGGGAAGAGTGCATACTCTATGTAGTGCTGTGCCAGGGAAATGGACGCTCATGAGCTGTACTTTGGGTGCTGGCTTATCGTTAAAATGGTTAAGAGATACTTGCTGCAATGAGGAAATGATCGAGGCTGAAAAGCTAGGAGTTGACCCCTATGTTGTTATGGGTCAGTTAGCCCAAAAAGTGATGCCCGGAGCAGGTGGACTTGTTTATCTACCTTACTTGATGGGTGAACGTTCTCCACATCCGGATCCATATTGTCGAGGGGTATTCTTCGGATTGTCCGCTTCGCATGATCGAGCTAACATGATTCGAGCAGTCATGGAGGGCGTAGCATTTTCCCAGCTGGAATGTGTCGATGTATTCAAGGAAATGCGGGTAAATGTCGACGATATGATCGCCTGTGGTGGTGGTGGAAGAAGTCCTGTTTGGAGACAGATGCTTGCGGATATGTACGGTTGCTCTGTTAGCACGATCAAAGCGGATGAAGGGCCTGCCCTCGGTGTAGCAATACTAGCGGGAGTTGGAGCAGGTATCTATGATTCTGTAGAAGCTGCTTGTGACAATTTAGTCAGTAAGAAAAGTATCCAAACCCCAAATCTGTCAACACGTAAGGTGTATGAAGACTATTACGAGCTTTATAAGAAATTGTACACTGATTTACAGCCGTCGTTTAAGTATTTATCTAAACTCCCAAAATAA